Proteins encoded by one window of Acetivibrio thermocellus ATCC 27405:
- a CDS encoding DNA gyrase/topoisomerase IV subunit A, whose protein sequence is MLTNNLIEQRIVDTLEKNYMPYAMSVIVSRAIPEIDGLKPSHRKLLYTMYKMGLLTGEKTKSANVVGQTMKLNPHGDMAIYETLVRLTRGNGALLLPYVDSKGNFGKHYSRDMKYAAPRYTEVKLDKICEELFKDIDKDTVDFVDNYDGTMKEPKLLPATFPTILVNANHGIAVGMASSICSFNLVEVCNAAVEFIKDENTDLVGILKAPDFPTGGQLIYNEREMREIYEKGRGTFKLRAKYRYDKANSCIEIYEIPYTTTVEAIIDSIADLVKSNKIRDISDVRDETDLNGLKIALDIKRNADPDTLMNKLYKLTPLEDSFSCNFNILINGRPMVMGVRGILKEWVNFRMDCIKRQTLYDIDKKTQKLHILLGLEKILLDIDKAIKIIRNTEEEAMVVPNLMKGFGIDQAQAEFVAEIKLRNLNKEYILKRVSEIESLKKEIAELNELYGSEKKIKKLIIKQLEEIAKKYGQPRRTEIVMEEHIEEITHEHLIEDYNLKLFLTKQNYLKKIPLTSLRTSPEHKLKEGDFIVQELETHNKADLLLFSNRQNVYKMKIYEIEDCKASSLGEFLSNVLSLEEGEEIIHMVATDDYKGYMIFGFENGKVAKIVLESYATKTNRKKLANAYNGLSRLVYIGHILEDEELVAFSSLNKVLIFNTSNINPKTTRDSQGVQVLKSKKGSVMTHIKKISEVSFTDPDYYRTKNIPAIGCYLKDEDVEDNQIKLEL, encoded by the coding sequence GCTTTATACAATGTATAAAATGGGGTTGCTCACCGGCGAAAAAACCAAGTCGGCAAATGTGGTTGGCCAAACCATGAAACTTAATCCTCATGGCGATATGGCAATTTATGAGACTCTTGTGAGGCTGACTCGCGGCAACGGTGCTCTGTTGCTTCCGTACGTGGATTCGAAAGGCAACTTTGGAAAGCATTACTCAAGAGATATGAAATATGCTGCACCGCGTTATACTGAAGTGAAGCTTGACAAAATATGTGAAGAGCTTTTTAAAGATATTGACAAGGATACGGTGGACTTTGTTGACAACTACGATGGAACGATGAAGGAGCCAAAGCTTCTTCCCGCCACTTTTCCCACCATTTTGGTAAATGCCAACCATGGAATTGCGGTGGGAATGGCAAGCAGTATATGCAGTTTTAACCTTGTAGAGGTATGCAATGCCGCTGTCGAGTTTATAAAAGATGAGAACACGGATCTTGTCGGAATCCTAAAAGCCCCTGATTTTCCCACGGGAGGACAGCTTATATATAATGAACGGGAAATGAGGGAGATTTACGAAAAAGGCAGAGGAACTTTCAAACTTCGGGCAAAATACAGGTATGACAAAGCGAACAGCTGCATAGAAATATATGAAATACCTTATACTACCACGGTTGAAGCTATTATAGACTCTATTGCGGACCTTGTAAAAAGCAATAAAATTCGGGACATATCCGATGTCAGGGACGAGACGGATCTGAACGGCCTTAAGATAGCACTGGATATAAAAAGAAATGCAGACCCTGACACTCTCATGAACAAACTTTACAAACTCACTCCCCTTGAGGACAGTTTCAGCTGCAACTTCAACATACTGATTAACGGCCGTCCCATGGTGATGGGAGTAAGAGGTATTCTTAAAGAATGGGTTAATTTCAGAATGGACTGTATCAAGAGGCAGACCCTTTATGATATAGACAAGAAAACCCAAAAACTTCATATTCTTCTTGGCTTGGAGAAGATTTTACTGGACATTGACAAAGCCATTAAAATTATAAGGAACACTGAGGAAGAAGCAATGGTGGTTCCGAACCTTATGAAAGGTTTTGGAATAGACCAGGCTCAGGCTGAGTTTGTGGCGGAAATAAAGCTTAGAAACCTCAACAAAGAATATATTTTAAAACGAGTGAGCGAGATTGAAAGTCTGAAGAAGGAAATTGCAGAGCTTAATGAATTATACGGCAGCGAGAAGAAAATAAAAAAGCTTATCATAAAGCAACTGGAGGAGATTGCGAAGAAATACGGACAGCCCAGACGTACTGAGATTGTTATGGAGGAGCATATTGAAGAGATAACTCATGAACATTTGATAGAGGACTACAATTTGAAGCTGTTCCTCACAAAACAGAACTATTTGAAGAAGATTCCTCTGACTTCATTGAGAACCAGCCCCGAACACAAGCTCAAAGAGGGAGACTTTATAGTGCAGGAGCTGGAGACTCACAACAAAGCGGATCTTCTGTTGTTTTCAAACAGGCAAAATGTATATAAAATGAAGATATATGAAATTGAAGACTGTAAAGCAAGCAGCCTTGGGGAATTTCTTTCAAATGTTTTAAGCCTTGAAGAGGGTGAAGAGATTATTCATATGGTTGCGACGGACGACTACAAAGGATATATGATATTTGGCTTTGAGAACGGCAAGGTGGCAAAGATAGTGCTTGAAAGCTATGCAACCAAAACCAACAGAAAGAAGCTTGCCAATGCATATAACGGTTTGTCAAGGCTGGTTTATATCGGACATATTTTGGAGGATGAAGAACTGGTTGCCTTTAGCAGTTTGAACAAAGTTCTTATTTTCAATACTTCAAATATAAATCCAAAAACAACGAGAGATTCCCAGGGAGTTCAGGTTTTAAAATCGAAAAAAGGCAGTGTAATGACCCATATAAAGAAAATCAGCGAGGTTTCCTTTACAGACCCTGACTATTACAGGACAAAGAATATTCCTGCCATAGGTTGCTATCTTAAAGATGAAGATGTTGAAGACAACCAAATAAAACTTGAACTGTAA
- a CDS encoding DUF4234 domain-containing protein gives MYKGQVRSPALVIILSIVTCGIYAWYWIYKMSEELQRATGKSTISPGVELLLCIVTCGIYPIYWFYKYGKMITEAQEQAGLNAEDNAVLYLLLAIFGLGVVNMALMQSAVNKIWEQDII, from the coding sequence ATGTATAAAGGGCAAGTGAGGTCACCGGCATTGGTTATAATCCTTTCAATAGTAACCTGCGGTATTTATGCTTGGTACTGGATTTATAAAATGTCGGAGGAATTGCAGAGAGCTACTGGAAAGTCAACAATAAGTCCCGGCGTGGAACTCTTGTTGTGTATTGTAACTTGTGGTATTTATCCGATTTATTGGTTCTATAAATATGGAAAAATGATAACTGAAGCCCAGGAACAGGCAGGATTGAATGCTGAAGACAATGCTGTGTTGTATTTGTTGCTTGCTATTTTTGGCTTGGGTGTTGTAAACATGGCTCTTATGCAATCGGCTGTTAATAAAATATGGGAGCAGGATATAATATAA
- a CDS encoding DUF2752 domain-containing protein: MGLCLFKNFFGIPCPGCGMTRAYLSLIKFDLTSAFYYHPLFLLPGLIAVVVVFRNNRFLGRLYRNNILWCCVLAVFVLVWIVRLVLFFPDIPPMNYNSQALIPRLLGLFKIE; the protein is encoded by the coding sequence ATGGGATTGTGCCTTTTTAAGAATTTTTTTGGCATTCCCTGCCCGGGATGTGGAATGACGAGGGCATATTTGAGTTTGATTAAATTCGATTTGACATCGGCTTTTTATTATCATCCTCTGTTTCTACTTCCCGGTTTAATAGCTGTGGTTGTTGTTTTCAGAAACAACAGATTTTTGGGACGCCTGTACAGAAATAATATTTTATGGTGTTGTGTGCTGGCGGTATTTGTTCTTGTGTGGATTGTAAGGCTAGTACTGTTTTTTCCTGACATTCCGCCGATGAATTACAATTCACAGGCTTTGATACCGCGGCTTTTGGGATTGTTTAAAATCGAATAA